One Streptomyces taklimakanensis DNA window includes the following coding sequences:
- a CDS encoding non-ribosomal peptide synthetase — protein sequence MTSKELFEDILPLAPLQEGMLFHATYDQDALDVYTVRLAIDFEGPFDLDVFRDAVRALLVRRSNLRAGFLSENLSRPVQVVPREFETPVVVHDLSGLGEDERAARLAELVAAEESVRFDLTDPPLLRFTVVRLAERGWRLMFCCHHILLDGWSMPLVLGELFELYQRGGDATGLPPAPPFKLYLAWLRKQDKQAGLEAWRAALDGLAGATLVAPEAGDDVAALPGRVTADLSATRSAELATLARRLGITVNTMVQVAWGLLLSRLTGTDDVVFGATVSGRPPEIEGVENIAGLFINTVPVRVRIGADESLRDLLLRVQDEQSALLDHHYIGLTEVQRAAGHGRLFDSLVAFESYPVDADSLQGSLGDLTITGVSGADATHYPLTLIVVPGERIQLRLGFREGLFTRDTAGSLLAGLERLLGAVAEDDARPVAAAAASVALPEGWTVTRPTPEAAGGASVSDLTAVSGGGRAPRTPHEEVLCGLFAEALGVPSVSIDDNFFDLGGHSLLATRLVSRVRSVFEIELPVRALFDAQTVAALAERVVDSATGGRPPVRPVERPERIPLSFAQRRLWFLNRMEGPSGTYNIPLAVRLTGTLDTTALHAALLDVIGRHESLRTTFPDTDGEPWQRIVAPQDATLPLDLIDTTAEDLPTALATAAATGFDLAVDLPVRATLFRLTDTEHVLCVVVHHIAGDGWSQAPLARDLGQAYRARLTGTAPTWQPLPVQYADYALWQHHVLGDENDPDSPIAAQLAYWRQALDGIPDELDLPVDRARPAVSSYRGGLVTVELGARLHRDLTGLARSTRSSLFMVLQAGVAGLLSRLGAGTDIPLGTAIAGRTDTALDDLVGFFVNTLVLRTDTSGDPGLRELVERTRTTDLAAYAHQDLPFEQLVHALQPARSLARHPLFQVMIVLQNNAQATLDLPDLTAHPIDGELDAAKFDLGFNFIERRDAEGAPAGVEVTVEYSADLFDEETVARLAQRLVRLLSLGVADPSMPLSQLDLLEPREWRQLLTEWNDTGHAVGSDAPGTVAEAFAAQVARTPDRPAIVAEDAHLTYAELDERATRLATLLTTRGVRRGDVVAVAVPRSAALTVGHLAVLRAGAVCLPVETDHPAGWVAHLPAGAAPAAIVTTRGVRPALPDTGAEVVVLDEPGTEEESAALPADADALPGPLPDSPAYLVRLSDPKGLPRAVVVPHRGIVNRLLWMRDAHRLGPDDRVLHKAPADLDVSIWELFAPLVAGAAQVVAEPGSHRDPVRLARLIRRAEVTTVHFAPSMLEVFLAEPEAARCTGLRRVLVSGEPLPAGLRDRFRALLAGAELHVLHGPTEASFDAVAWDGTVGAAGAYAPAGRPIRNTRVYVLDAHLTPLPVGSGGELYVGGVQLAHGYLGRPDLTAERFVADPYGPPGSRLYRTGDLARITRDGVIEFLGRADDRITVGGRHVEPGEIEHVLARHPAVGAAVVAARPGPSGEAVLVAYHTPADPEAPAGAGALREHAAAVLPDHMVPVHYTAVDAFPRTADGRIDRTALPEPRHSAARAPRNDIERTLCGLFSELLGKPVTDIDDSFFDLGGHSLLATRLVSRVRSTFGIELPFRDIFDAQTVAALAERVVDSATGGRPPVRPVERPERIPLSFAQRRLWFLNRMEGPSGTYNIPLAVRLTGTLDTTALHAALLDVIGRHESLRTTFPDTDGEPWQRIVAPQDATLPLDLIDTTAEDLPTALATAAATGFDLAVDLPVRATLFRLTDTEHVLCVVVHHIAGDGWSQAPLARDLGQAYRARLTGTAPTWQPLPVQYADYALWQHHVLGDENDPDSPIAAQLAYWRQALDGIPDELDLPVDRARPAVSSYRGGLVTVELGARLHRDLTGLARSTRSSLFMVLQAGVAGLLSRLGAGTDIPLGTAIAGRTDTALDDLVGFFVNTLVLRTDTSGDPGLRELVERTRTTDLAAYAHQDLPFEQLVHALQPARSLARHPLFQVMIVLQNNAQATLDLPDLTAHPIDGELDAAKFDLGFNFIERTDLDGVPAGIDMSIEYSADLFDEETVARFAERFVRLLTAGVADPAVPLSRIDILDPAEREQLLTGWNDTDRAPELPPATASGFEPETIAGLFAAQVARTPDRPAIVAEDAHLTYAELDERATRLATLLTTRGVRRGDVVAVAVPRSAALTVALLATIKAGAAYLPVETDYPAERIAYLLADAAPAVVVTTRDARGGLPDGTEDAVEHLIVLDEPGTEEESAALPADADALPGPLPDSPAYLIYTSGSTGRPKGVVVPHRGIVNRLLWMQDTYRLGPDDRVLQKTPSGFDVSVWEFFWPLVAGAVQVAARPGGHRDPGYLARLIRETGVTTVHFVPSMLEVFLAEPEAARCTGLRRVLCSGEALPAGLRDRFRALLGAELHNLYGPTEASVDVTAWDCATGSGAAVVPIGRPIWNTRTYVLDARLAPAPIGSGGELYLGGVQLAHGYLGRPDLTAERFVADPYGPPGSRLYRTGDLARITRDGVIEFLGRTDDQVKIRGRRVEPGEIEHAIARHPAVGTAIVTAHKAPSGDVRLAAYVTHADPAAPVDLAALRDHLATVLPDHMVPVHYTAIDTVPVTPNGKVDKKALPAPRQVERRPARAPRDGTETALCEIFAELLGHDTVGIDDNFFELGGHSLLATRLISRVRARLGVEMSVVSIFEAPTVAALAVRLGQGEAAGPLGRLLPLRSGGDGAPVFCVHPLGGLSWPYAGLAEHLPAGVGLYGLQAAGLGDDDPLPASIEEMAADYVARVRAVQPEGPYRLLGWSLGGRIAHAMAVLLESAGQEVELLALLDAYPRTEVEAGASFSEREFLDGILTAAGVDASELAGPVDFDTVVAAVRSSGNDLAGLSADRMRRLQKVMANSFRADAEALTGRCRAGAVMFAATVDPVGDPDRWLDHVDGGLEIHTVATSHNDLMRPEPLAEMGAVLAKKLAGTARGDRA from the coding sequence GTGACCAGCAAGGAACTCTTCGAGGACATCCTTCCGCTCGCTCCACTGCAGGAGGGGATGCTCTTCCACGCGACCTACGACCAGGACGCGCTGGACGTCTACACCGTGCGGCTGGCCATCGACTTCGAGGGCCCGTTCGACCTGGACGTCTTCCGCGACGCGGTGAGGGCGCTGCTGGTCCGCCGGAGCAACCTGCGGGCCGGCTTCCTGTCGGAGAACCTGAGCAGGCCGGTGCAGGTCGTCCCGCGCGAGTTCGAGACCCCGGTCGTCGTGCACGACCTGTCCGGGCTGGGCGAGGACGAGCGGGCGGCGCGGCTGGCCGAGCTGGTCGCGGCGGAGGAGTCCGTGCGCTTCGACCTCACCGACCCGCCGCTGCTGCGGTTCACGGTGGTGCGCCTGGCCGAGCGCGGCTGGCGGCTGATGTTCTGCTGCCACCACATCCTGTTGGACGGCTGGTCCATGCCGCTGGTCCTCGGCGAGCTGTTCGAGCTGTACCAGCGCGGCGGCGACGCGACCGGTCTGCCGCCCGCGCCGCCGTTCAAGCTGTACCTCGCGTGGTTGCGCAAGCAGGACAAGCAGGCGGGGCTGGAGGCGTGGCGTGCCGCGCTCGACGGCCTGGCCGGCGCCACCCTGGTGGCCCCGGAGGCCGGGGACGACGTCGCCGCGCTGCCCGGCCGGGTCACCGCCGACCTGTCCGCGACGCGGAGCGCGGAGCTGGCCACGCTCGCCCGCCGGCTCGGCATCACCGTCAACACCATGGTGCAGGTGGCGTGGGGTCTGCTGCTGTCCCGGCTCACCGGCACCGACGACGTCGTGTTCGGCGCGACCGTCTCCGGCCGTCCGCCCGAGATCGAGGGCGTCGAGAACATCGCGGGCCTGTTCATCAACACCGTGCCGGTGCGCGTCCGGATCGGTGCGGACGAGTCGCTGCGGGACCTGCTGCTGCGGGTCCAGGACGAGCAGTCGGCCCTGCTGGACCACCACTACATCGGACTGACCGAGGTCCAGCGCGCCGCCGGGCACGGCCGGCTGTTCGACAGCCTGGTCGCCTTCGAGAGCTACCCGGTGGACGCGGACTCCCTGCAGGGCTCGCTCGGCGACCTCACGATCACCGGCGTCTCCGGCGCCGACGCCACGCACTACCCGCTGACGCTCATCGTCGTGCCCGGCGAGCGCATCCAGTTGCGGCTGGGGTTCCGGGAGGGCCTGTTCACCCGGGACACCGCAGGCAGCCTCCTCGCCGGCCTGGAACGGCTGCTGGGAGCCGTCGCCGAGGACGACGCGCGGCCGGTCGCCGCGGCGGCGGCGTCGGTGGCGCTGCCTGAGGGCTGGACGGTCACCCGCCCGACCCCGGAGGCGGCCGGCGGGGCGTCGGTGTCCGACCTGACCGCCGTCTCCGGCGGGGGCCGGGCGCCCAGGACGCCGCACGAGGAAGTGCTGTGCGGGCTGTTCGCCGAGGCGCTCGGCGTGCCCTCGGTCTCGATCGACGACAACTTCTTCGATCTGGGCGGGCACTCGCTGCTGGCCACCCGGCTGGTGAGCCGGGTCCGGAGCGTCTTCGAGATCGAACTTCCGGTGCGCGCCCTGTTCGACGCGCAGACGGTGGCGGCGTTGGCGGAGCGGGTGGTGGACTCCGCCACCGGCGGACGCCCACCGGTACGCCCGGTCGAGCGCCCCGAACGGATACCGCTGTCCTTCGCACAACGCCGCCTGTGGTTCCTCAACCGCATGGAAGGCCCCAGCGGCACCTACAACATCCCGCTGGCCGTCCGCCTGACCGGAACCCTGGACACCACCGCACTGCACGCCGCGCTGCTGGACGTGATCGGCCGCCACGAATCACTGCGCACGACCTTCCCCGACACCGACGGCGAACCCTGGCAGCGGATCGTCGCGCCCCAGGACGCGACCCTGCCCCTGGACCTGATCGACACCACCGCCGAGGACCTGCCCACCGCCCTGGCCACGGCCGCGGCCACCGGCTTCGACCTCGCCGTCGACCTCCCCGTCCGCGCCACCCTGTTCCGCCTCACCGACACCGAACACGTACTGTGCGTGGTCGTCCACCACATCGCCGGCGACGGCTGGTCCCAGGCCCCCCTCGCCCGCGACCTGGGCCAGGCCTACCGCGCCCGCCTGACCGGCACCGCCCCCACCTGGCAACCCCTGCCGGTGCAGTACGCCGACTACGCCCTGTGGCAACACCACGTCCTGGGCGACGAGAACGACCCCGACTCCCCCATCGCGGCCCAACTCGCCTACTGGCGCCAAGCCCTCGACGGCATCCCCGACGAACTCGACCTCCCGGTGGACCGAGCCCGCCCGGCCGTCTCCAGCTACCGCGGCGGCCTGGTCACCGTCGAACTCGGCGCCCGCCTCCACCGCGACCTGACCGGCCTGGCCCGCTCCACCCGCTCCAGCCTGTTCATGGTCCTGCAAGCCGGCGTCGCCGGACTCCTCTCCCGCCTGGGCGCCGGCACCGACATCCCGCTGGGAACCGCCATCGCCGGCCGCACCGACACCGCCCTGGACGACCTGGTCGGCTTCTTCGTCAACACCCTGGTACTGCGCACCGACACCTCCGGCGACCCCGGCCTACGCGAACTGGTCGAACGCACCCGCACCACCGACCTGGCCGCCTACGCCCACCAGGACCTGCCCTTCGAACAACTCGTCCACGCCCTCCAACCGGCCCGATCCCTGGCCCGCCACCCGCTGTTCCAGGTCATGATCGTGCTGCAGAACAACGCCCAGGCCACCCTGGACCTACCCGACCTGACCGCCCACCCCATCGACGGCGAACTCGACGCCGCCAAATTCGACCTCGGCTTCAACTTCATCGAACGCAGGGACGCCGAGGGCGCTCCCGCCGGTGTCGAGGTGACGGTGGAGTACAGCGCCGACCTGTTCGACGAGGAGACCGTCGCGCGCCTCGCCCAGCGCCTGGTGCGCCTGTTGTCACTGGGGGTCGCCGATCCGTCGATGCCGCTCAGCCAGCTCGACCTGCTCGAACCGCGCGAGTGGCGGCAGTTGTTGACCGAGTGGAACGACACCGGGCACGCCGTCGGGTCCGACGCGCCCGGCACCGTTGCCGAGGCGTTCGCCGCCCAGGTGGCGCGGACCCCGGACCGGCCCGCGATCGTGGCCGAGGACGCCCACCTCACCTACGCCGAACTCGACGAACGCGCCACCCGACTGGCCACGCTGCTCACCACCCGCGGAGTCCGCCGCGGCGACGTCGTCGCGGTGGCCGTGCCCCGCTCGGCCGCACTGACCGTCGGGCACCTCGCGGTGCTGCGGGCCGGCGCGGTGTGTCTGCCGGTCGAGACGGACCACCCGGCCGGGTGGGTCGCCCACCTGCCGGCCGGCGCCGCGCCCGCCGCGATCGTCACCACGCGCGGTGTCCGGCCCGCCCTGCCCGACACCGGGGCCGAGGTGGTCGTGCTCGACGAGCCCGGCACCGAGGAGGAGTCGGCCGCCCTGCCGGCCGACGCCGACGCGCTGCCGGGACCGCTGCCGGACTCCCCCGCCTACCTCGTCCGCCTCTCCGACCCCAAGGGCCTCCCGCGCGCCGTCGTCGTGCCGCACCGGGGCATCGTGAACCGGCTGCTGTGGATGCGGGACGCCCACCGGCTCGGCCCGGACGACCGGGTGCTGCACAAGGCCCCCGCGGACCTGGACGTGTCGATCTGGGAGCTGTTCGCGCCGCTGGTGGCCGGCGCCGCCCAGGTGGTCGCCGAGCCCGGCAGCCACCGCGACCCGGTCCGTCTGGCCCGGCTGATCCGGCGCGCCGAGGTGACCACGGTCCACTTCGCGCCGTCCATGCTGGAGGTCTTCCTCGCCGAGCCCGAGGCCGCCCGCTGCACCGGCCTGCGCCGCGTCCTGGTGAGCGGCGAGCCGCTGCCCGCCGGACTGCGCGACCGGTTCCGGGCGCTGTTGGCGGGGGCGGAGCTGCACGTTCTGCACGGGCCGACCGAGGCGTCGTTCGACGCCGTGGCGTGGGACGGGACCGTCGGGGCCGCCGGGGCGTACGCGCCGGCGGGCCGGCCGATCCGGAACACCCGGGTCTACGTGTTGGACGCCCATCTCACACCGCTGCCCGTCGGCAGCGGCGGCGAACTGTACGTCGGGGGCGTGCAGCTCGCGCACGGCTACCTCGGCCGGCCGGACCTGACCGCGGAGCGGTTCGTCGCCGACCCCTACGGCCCGCCCGGATCGCGGCTCTACCGCACCGGCGACCTGGCCAGGATCACCCGGGACGGGGTGATCGAGTTCCTCGGCCGCGCCGACGACCGGATCACGGTCGGCGGCCGGCACGTCGAGCCCGGCGAGATCGAGCACGTCCTGGCCCGGCACCCCGCGGTCGGCGCGGCGGTCGTGGCCGCCCGCCCCGGGCCCTCCGGCGAGGCCGTGCTGGTGGCCTACCACACGCCCGCCGACCCGGAGGCCCCGGCAGGCGCCGGGGCGCTCCGGGAGCACGCCGCCGCCGTGCTGCCCGACCACATGGTGCCCGTGCACTACACGGCGGTCGACGCCTTCCCCCGCACCGCGGACGGTCGGATCGACCGCACGGCGCTGCCCGAGCCGCGGCACAGCGCGGCGCGCGCTCCGCGCAACGACATCGAGCGGACGCTGTGCGGGCTGTTCTCCGAGCTGCTCGGCAAGCCGGTCACCGACATCGACGACAGCTTCTTCGATCTGGGCGGGCACTCGCTGCTGGCCACCCGGCTGGTGAGCCGGGTCCGCTCCACCTTCGGCATCGAGCTGCCCTTCCGGGACATCTTCGACGCGCAGACGGTGGCGGCGTTGGCGGAGCGGGTGGTGGACTCCGCCACCGGCGGACGCCCACCGGTACGCCCGGTCGAACGCCCCGAACGGATACCGCTGTCCTTCGCACAACGCCGCCTGTGGTTCCTCAACCGCATGGAAGGCCCCAGCGGCACCTACAACATCCCGCTGGCCGTCCGCCTGACCGGAACCCTGGACACCACCGCACTGCACGCCGCGCTGCTGGACGTGATCGGCCGCCACGAATCACTGCGCACGACCTTCCCCGACACCGACGGCGAACCCTGGCAGCGGATCGTCGCGCCCCAGGACGCGACCCTGCCCCTGGACCTGATCGACACCACCGCCGAGGACCTGCCCACCGCCCTGGCCACGGCCGCGGCCACCGGCTTCGACCTCGCCGTCGACCTCCCCGTCCGCGCCACCCTGTTCCGCCTCACCGACACCGAACACGTACTGTGCGTGGTCGTCCACCACATCGCCGGCGACGGCTGGTCCCAGGCCCCCCTCGCCCGCGACCTGGGCCAGGCCTACCGCGCCCGCCTGACCGGCACCGCCCCCACCTGGCAACCCCTGCCGGTGCAGTACGCCGACTACGCCCTGTGGCAACACCACGTCCTGGGCGACGAGAACGACCCCGACTCCCCCATCGCGGCCCAACTCGCCTACTGGCGCCAAGCCCTCGACGGCATCCCCGACGAACTCGACCTCCCGGTGGACCGAGCCCGCCCGGCCGTCTCCAGCTACCGCGGCGGCCTGGTCACCGTCGAACTCGGCGCCCGCCTCCACCGCGACCTGACCGGCCTGGCCCGCTCCACCCGCTCCAGCCTGTTCATGGTCCTGCAAGCCGGCGTCGCCGGACTCCTCTCCCGCCTGGGCGCCGGCACCGACATCCCGCTGGGAACCGCCATCGCCGGCCGCACCGACACCGCCCTGGACGACCTGGTCGGCTTCTTCGTCAACACCCTGGTACTGCGCACCGACACCTCCGGCGACCCCGGCCTACGCGAACTGGTCGAACGCACCCGCACCACCGACCTGGCCGCCTACGCCCACCAGGACCTGCCCTTCGAACAACTCGTCCACGCCCTCCAACCGGCCCGATCCCTGGCCCGCCACCCGCTGTTCCAGGTCATGATCGTGCTGCAGAACAACGCCCAGGCCACCCTGGACCTACCCGACCTGACCGCCCACCCCATCGACGGCGAACTCGACGCCGCCAAATTCGACCTCGGCTTCAACTTCATCGAACGCACCGACCTCGACGGCGTACCGGCGGGCATCGACATGTCCATCGAATACAGCGCCGACCTCTTCGACGAGGAGACCGTGGCGCGCTTCGCCGAGCGGTTCGTCCGGCTGCTCACCGCCGGTGTCGCCGATCCGGCGGTGCCGCTGAGCCGGATCGACATCCTCGACCCCGCCGAGCGCGAGCAGTTGCTGACCGGTTGGAACGACACCGACCGGGCGCCCGAACTGCCGCCGGCGACGGCGTCCGGTTTCGAGCCGGAGACCATCGCCGGGCTGTTCGCCGCCCAGGTGGCGCGGACCCCGGACCGGCCCGCGATCGTGGCCGAGGACGCCCACCTCACCTACGCCGAACTCGACGAACGCGCCACCCGACTGGCCACGCTGCTCACCACCCGCGGAGTCCGCCGCGGCGACGTCGTCGCGGTGGCCGTGCCCCGCTCGGCCGCACTGACCGTCGCCCTCCTCGCCACGATCAAGGCGGGCGCGGCGTACCTGCCGGTCGAGACGGACTACCCGGCCGAGCGGATCGCCTACCTGCTGGCCGACGCCGCCCCGGCGGTCGTGGTCACCACCCGCGACGCGCGCGGGGGGCTGCCCGACGGCACCGAGGACGCCGTCGAGCACCTGATCGTGCTCGACGAGCCCGGCACCGAGGAGGAGTCGGCCGCCCTGCCGGCCGACGCCGACGCGCTGCCGGGACCGCTGCCGGACTCCCCCGCCTACCTCATCTACACCTCCGGCTCCACCGGCCGTCCCAAGGGCGTCGTCGTGCCGCACCGGGGCATCGTGAACCGGCTGCTGTGGATGCAGGACACCTACCGGCTCGGCCCGGACGACCGGGTGCTGCAGAAGACCCCGTCCGGGTTCGACGTGTCGGTCTGGGAGTTCTTCTGGCCGCTGGTGGCCGGCGCGGTCCAGGTGGCCGCCAGGCCGGGCGGACACCGGGACCCGGGTTACCTGGCCCGGCTGATCCGGGAGACGGGCGTCACCACGGTCCACTTCGTGCCGTCCATGCTGGAGGTCTTCCTCGCCGAGCCCGAGGCCGCCCGCTGCACCGGCCTGCGCCGCGTCCTGTGCAGCGGCGAGGCGCTGCCCGCCGGGCTGCGCGACCGGTTCCGGGCGTTGCTCGGGGCCGAGCTGCACAACCTCTACGGGCCGACCGAGGCGTCCGTGGACGTGACCGCCTGGGACTGCGCCACCGGGTCCGGCGCCGCGGTGGTCCCGATCGGCCGGCCGATCTGGAACACCCGGACCTACGTGCTGGACGCCCGGCTCGCTCCGGCCCCGATCGGCAGCGGCGGCGAACTGTACCTGGGCGGCGTGCAGCTCGCGCACGGCTACCTCGGCCGGCCGGACCTGACCGCGGAGCGGTTCGTCGCCGACCCCTACGGCCCGCCCGGATCGCGGCTCTACCGCACCGGCGACCTGGCCAGGATCACCCGGGACGGGGTGATCGAGTTCCTCGGCCGCACCGACGACCAGGTGAAGATCCGCGGCCGGCGCGTCGAGCCCGGCGAGATCGAGCACGCGATCGCGCGGCACCCCGCGGTGGGCACCGCGATCGTGACCGCGCACAAGGCGCCCTCGGGCGACGTCCGGCTCGCCGCGTACGTCACCCACGCCGATCCGGCGGCGCCGGTGGACCTGGCGGCACTGCGCGACCACCTCGCCACCGTGCTGCCCGACCACATGGTGCCCGTGCACTACACGGCGATCGACACCGTTCCGGTCACGCCCAACGGGAAGGTCGACAAGAAGGCGCTCCCCGCGCCCCGGCAGGTGGAACGCCGGCCGGCCCGCGCCCCGCGCGACGGGACCGAGACGGCGCTCTGCGAGATCTTCGCCGAGCTGCTCGGCCACGACACGGTCGGCATCGACGACAACTTCTTCGAGCTCGGCGGGCACTCGCTGCTGGCCACCCGGCTCATCAGCCGGGTCCGGGCCCGGCTGGGCGTGGAGATGTCGGTGGTGTCGATCTTCGAGGCGCCGACGGTGGCGGCACTGGCCGTCCGTCTCGGGCAGGGCGAGGCGGCGGGGCCGCTGGGCCGGCTGCTGCCGCTGCGCTCCGGCGGCGACGGCGCGCCGGTGTTCTGCGTGCACCCGCTCGGCGGGCTGAGCTGGCCGTACGCCGGTCTCGCCGAGCACCTGCCCGCCGGGGTCGGGCTGTACGGCCTGCAGGCGGCCGGGCTCGGCGACGACGACCCGCTGCCGGCGTCGATCGAGGAGATGGCCGCCGACTACGTGGCCCGCGTCCGCGCGGTGCAGCCGGAGGGCCCCTACCGGCTGCTGGGTTGGTCGCTCGGCGGGCGGATCGCGCACGCCATGGCCGTGCTGTTGGAGTCCGCGGGCCAGGAGGTCGAGCTGCTCGCGCTGCTGGACGCCTATCCGCGCACCGAGGTCGAGGCGGGCGCGAGCTTCTCCGAGCGGGAGTTCCTCGACGGCATCCTGACCGCGGCCGGCGTCGACGCGTCGGAGTTGGCCGGTCCGGTCGACTTCGACACGGTCGTGGCCGCGGTGCGGTCCTCCGGCAACGACCTCGCGGGGCTGTCGGCGGATCGGATGCGGCGTCTGCAGAAGGTGATGGCCAACAGCTTCCGCGCCGACGCGGAGGCGCTCACGGGCCGTTGCCGGGCGGGGGCGGTGATGTTCGCCGCGACGGTCGACCCGGTCGGCGACCCCGACCGCTGGCTGGACCACGTCGACGGCGGTTTGGAGATCCACACCGTCGCGACCTCCCACAACGACCTGATGCGGCCGGAGCCGCTCGCCGAGATGGGGGCGGTGCTGGCCAAGAAGCTGGCCGGGACCGCCCGTGGAGATCGTGCGTGA
- a CDS encoding SDR family oxidoreductase, with product MRLQGKTVIVTGAARGVGRACALAFSREGADLALLDVCGDVPGVPYPLGTTSQLDHTARLCREQGAAVLAAAADIRDLAALRAVVDRVCDRFGKVDVLVNNAGIVAPSGKPAHEITEDEWQVMIDVNLSGAWRMTSVVGPLMVARRSGSVINVSSTAGLVGYRHFAGYAASKHGLIGLTKATALDYAPLKVRVNALCPGSIRDDSQVEGRMLAEIARSLDLPVAEHEETFVQSQPMNSLIEPEDVAQAAIWLASDESRQVTGSVLTVDGGFTAR from the coding sequence GTGCGTCTGCAAGGAAAGACCGTCATCGTGACGGGAGCCGCGCGTGGTGTCGGCCGCGCCTGCGCGCTGGCGTTCAGTCGGGAGGGCGCCGACCTCGCCTTGCTCGACGTGTGCGGTGACGTCCCCGGCGTTCCCTATCCGCTCGGCACCACCAGCCAGCTCGACCACACCGCGCGGCTCTGCCGCGAGCAGGGCGCCGCCGTGCTCGCGGCGGCGGCCGACATCCGCGACCTCGCCGCGCTGCGCGCGGTGGTGGACCGGGTGTGCGACCGGTTCGGCAAGGTCGACGTGCTGGTCAACAACGCGGGCATCGTGGCGCCGTCGGGCAAACCGGCCCACGAGATCACCGAGGACGAGTGGCAGGTGATGATCGACGTCAACCTGTCCGGCGCCTGGCGCATGACCTCGGTGGTCGGCCCCCTCATGGTCGCCCGACGGTCGGGCAGCGTGATCAACGTGTCGTCCACCGCCGGCCTGGTCGGCTACCGGCACTTCGCCGGATACGCGGCCTCCAAGCACGGTCTGATCGGGCTGACCAAGGCGACCGCGCTCGACTACGCGCCGCTGAAGGTCCGGGTCAACGCCCTGTGTCCCGGCTCGATCCGGGACGACAGCCAGGTCGAGGGCCGGATGCTCGCCGAGATCGCGCGGTCGCTCGACCTGCCGGTCGCCGAGCACGAGGAGACCTTCGTCCAGTCGCAGCCGATGAACTCGTTGATCGAGCCGGAGGACGTGGCCCAGGCCGCCATCTGGCTGGCCTCGGACGAGTCCAGGCAGGTGACCGGCTCCGTGCTGACCGTCGACGGCGGCTTCACCGCCCGGTGA
- a CDS encoding thioesterase II family protein, producing MPKAVVLCVPFAGAGASVFRPWVPLCQDEFELAAVQLPGREQRFAEEPYRDVAAATEGLLPEVLERVSGAGPVVLFGHSLGAVLSYEIAHRLAAIDDVDLAALVISGSPGPWTRRENGASGLADDEFLARVKEFAGYRHDALEDPEMRELLLPTLRADVEMHESYVPRSNDPLPVPIVSVRGTTDALVTTEQAMEWSKATSKDFRFAEVEGGHMYLVDNPEGLIRVLADVCPG from the coding sequence ATGCCAAAGGCGGTCGTACTCTGCGTGCCGTTCGCCGGCGCGGGCGCCTCGGTCTTCCGCCCCTGGGTGCCGCTGTGCCAGGACGAGTTCGAGCTGGCGGCCGTCCAGCTGCCCGGCCGGGAACAGCGTTTCGCCGAGGAGCCCTACCGGGACGTGGCCGCGGCCACCGAGGGGCTGCTGCCCGAGGTGCTGGAGCGGGTCTCCGGCGCCGGCCCCGTCGTCCTGTTCGGACACAGCCTGGGGGCGGTGCTGTCCTACGAGATCGCGCACCGACTGGCCGCGATCGACGACGTCGACCTGGCCGCGCTGGTGATCAGCGGCTCCCCCGGCCCGTGGACCCGGCGGGAGAACGGCGCGAGCGGCCTCGCCGACGACGAGTTCCTGGCGCGGGTCAAGGAGTTCGCCGGCTACCGGCACGACGCGCTCGAGGATCCGGAGATGCGGGAACTGCTGCTGCCCACGCTGCGGGCCGACGTCGAGATGCACGAGAGCTACGTCCCCCGGTCGAACGACCCGCTGCCCGTGCCGATCGTCTCGGTCCGCGGCACCACCGACGCGCTCGTGACCACCGAACAGGCCATGGAGTGGAGCAAGGCCACCAGCAAGGACTTCCGGTTCGCGGAGGTCGAGGGCGGCCACATGTACCTGGTCGACAACCCCGAGGGCCTCATCCGGGTGCTCGCGGACGTCTGCCCCGGGTGA